One genomic region from Candidatus Polarisedimenticolaceae bacterium encodes:
- a CDS encoding HAD family hydrolase, translated as MKVRGIVFDLDGTLVDSFEAIARSVNAARAGLSLPPLPKAEITKHVGRGLHLLLGDLVGPDLADRAVVLYREDHARTYLGHTKPLPGALETVRRLHEAGIRMSVASNKLSTFSRGILDHLGFGPYLTTVEGPDTAGATKPDPAMIGRCLSAMGVEAPEAIYVGDMPLDVESARRAGVAVVLVATGAVAAEVLEATGAEVAADLGTFARRVTR; from the coding sequence GTGAAGGTTCGCGGCATCGTCTTCGACCTCGACGGCACGCTCGTCGATTCGTTCGAGGCGATCGCCCGCTCGGTCAACGCCGCGCGAGCCGGCCTGAGCCTTCCCCCCCTCCCGAAGGCGGAGATCACGAAACACGTCGGTCGCGGACTGCACCTTCTCCTCGGCGACCTCGTCGGCCCCGATCTCGCCGATCGCGCCGTCGTCCTCTATCGCGAGGACCACGCGCGCACCTACCTCGGTCACACGAAACCCCTTCCCGGCGCCCTCGAGACGGTGCGGCGTCTCCACGAAGCCGGCATCCGGATGTCGGTCGCGAGCAACAAGCTCTCGACCTTCAGCCGCGGCATCCTCGACCACCTCGGGTTCGGGCCGTACCTCACCACCGTCGAAGGCCCCGACACGGCGGGAGCGACGAAGCCGGATCCCGCGATGATCGGGCGCTGCCTGTCCGCGATGGGCGTCGAGGCGCCGGAGGCGATCTACGTCGGCGACATGCCGCTCGACGTCGAGAGCGCGCGGCGGGCCGGGGTGGCGGTCGTGCTGGTGGCGACGGGAGCGGTGGCGGCGGAAGTGCTCGAGGCGACCGGGGCCGAAGTGGCCGCGGACCTCGGCACGTTCGCCCGACGGGTGACACGCTAG
- a CDS encoding PDZ domain-containing protein, with product MILVASLALAVAAAPAPPAEVAPVSPPSPPSAQAAPAPPSPADVWLGLLFGDAVDGGVQVVAVVPGGPAAAGGLKDGDLLVALGSVDTPNRRALEEAIRALKPGSTIQATVIRQGRTEKRPLRIQARRTEPFPFARWYAGDAVPRGLAVAGMETESIPKELRAFYGAPEDAGVLVTAVELEGEAATAGVKVGDVVVRASGRTVRIPLDAVRVFLQTRVPKVVLDVVRDRKPLRIEVPTGHELPQGVRQEEIERLNAERARLQDELRRIEIEMEQLRREER from the coding sequence ATGATCCTCGTCGCATCGCTCGCGTTGGCCGTCGCGGCCGCACCCGCTCCCCCGGCGGAAGTCGCCCCCGTCTCCCCCCCGAGCCCCCCTTCCGCCCAGGCAGCCCCGGCGCCCCCGAGCCCGGCGGACGTGTGGCTGGGGCTGCTCTTCGGGGACGCGGTGGACGGCGGAGTGCAGGTCGTCGCGGTCGTCCCGGGGGGCCCGGCCGCCGCGGGCGGCCTCAAGGACGGCGACCTCCTCGTCGCCCTCGGGAGCGTGGACACCCCCAACCGTCGCGCCCTCGAGGAGGCGATCCGCGCATTGAAACCCGGCAGCACGATCCAGGCGACCGTCATCCGCCAGGGGCGCACGGAGAAGCGGCCGCTTCGAATCCAGGCCCGTCGCACCGAGCCCTTCCCGTTCGCACGCTGGTACGCCGGCGACGCCGTCCCGCGCGGCCTCGCGGTCGCGGGGATGGAGACGGAGTCGATCCCGAAGGAGCTTCGCGCGTTCTACGGCGCCCCTGAGGATGCCGGCGTCCTCGTGACGGCCGTCGAGCTCGAGGGGGAAGCCGCGACGGCGGGGGTCAAGGTCGGCGACGTCGTCGTCCGCGCTTCCGGACGGACCGTCCGGATCCCGCTCGATGCGGTGCGCGTCTTCCTCCAGACGCGGGTGCCCAAGGTCGTCCTCGACGTCGTCCGCGACCGCAAGCCGCTCAGGATCGAGGTCCCCACCGGGCACGAGCTCCCGCAAGGGGTGCGACAGGAAGAGATCGAGCGCCTCAACGCGGAGCGTGCGCGGCTCCAGGACGAGCTGCGCCGCATCGAGATCGAGATGGAGCAGCTGAGGCGGGAGGAGCGGTAG